From a region of the Buchnera aphidicola (Floraphis choui) genome:
- a CDS encoding HPr family phosphocarrier protein — MFQKEITITNPHGLHTRPAALLVKEAKKFVSEINIISKGKSVNAKSLFKLQTLGLVQHSLITISANGEDEKIAVESLEKFIATLK; from the coding sequence ATGTTCCAAAAAGAAATTACAATTACTAATCCTCATGGACTACATACTCGTCCTGCTGCACTATTAGTAAAAGAAGCAAAAAAATTCGTTTCAGAAATTAATATTATTTCCAAAGGAAAATCTGTAAATGCAAAAAGCCTATTTAAATTACAAACGTTAGGATTAGTACAACATAGCTTAATTACTATTTCAGCAAATGGTGAAGATGAAAAAATAGCAGTAGAAAGCCTAGAAAAATTTATAGCAACACTTAAATAA